In Chloroflexota bacterium, a genomic segment contains:
- a CDS encoding 50S ribosomal protein L18, producing the protein MAEKLTQSRASRQARHRRVRAKVVGVAGRPRLSVFRSLNHIYAQIVDDSQGRTLVQASTVDPDLKGKEAAKTKKAQAELVGLAVAQRAKAAGIDKVVFDRGGFQYQGRVQALAEAARKGGLVF; encoded by the coding sequence ATGGCAGAGAAACTCACACAATCGCGAGCGTCACGGCAGGCCCGGCATCGCCGGGTTCGGGCCAAGGTGGTCGGCGTTGCCGGACGCCCCCGACTCTCCGTCTTCCGCAGCCTCAACCACATCTATGCCCAGATCGTGGATGATTCTCAGGGCCGTACCCTTGTGCAGGCTTCGACCGTTGATCCTGATCTTAAGGGCAAAGAGGCGGCCAAGACCAAGAAGGCCCAGGCGGAGTTGGTCGGTCTGGCCGTTGCCCAGCGTGCGAAAGCGGCAGGCATAGATAAGGTCGTCTTTGATCGAGGCGGCTTTCAATATCAAGGCCGGGTTCAAGCCCTGGCTGAAGCGGCTCGTAAAGGAGGGTTGGTCTTTTGA